From the genome of Brassica napus cultivar Da-Ae chromosome C4 unlocalized genomic scaffold, Da-Ae chrC04_Random_16, whole genome shotgun sequence, one region includes:
- the LOC125594733 gene encoding UDP-glycosyltransferase 71C2-like, which translates to MEKQEAELIFIPFPITGHLLATIELVKIILSHDPRRINTITILNWGLPFLPQSNNDASLQSLAKSEPRVRIVALPELANPPPMEFFVRAPEAYLLEFVKRMVPLVRDAVSTLLSSSRDGSDSVRVVGIVLDMFCVPLMDVGNELCLPSYIFLTCSAGFLSLAKHIPERHLRVKSGFDRSSGEEENTVPGYVASVPTKVLPLGLLTSESYDAWVDMTGRFHEAKGILVNSSIAIEPNAFGYFDRIPVNEYPPVYPVGPILCFNDRPILDPLERDRVMTWLDEQPESSVVFLCFGSLKNLAATQVKEIAQALEIVGCRFLWSIRTDPKEYPNPFEILPDGFMNRVSGLGFVCGWAPQVEILAHKAIGGFVSHCGWNSILESLRFGVPIATWPMYAEQQLNAFTMVKELGLALEMRLDYVLADGEIVKADEIARAVRSLMEGEDVPRGKLKEIAEAAKEAMMDGGSSFVAIERFIDKVVVSAMDCSKSREY; encoded by the coding sequence AtggagaagcaagaagcagagcTTATCTTCATCCCTTTCCCGATCACCGGACACCTTCTCGCCACCATCGAACTCGTAAAAATTATCCTCAGCCACGACCCTCGTCGGATCAACACCATCACCATCCTCAACTGGGGTTTACCTTTCCTCCCTCAGTCCAACAACGACGCTTCCCTCCAGTCCCTAGCCAAGTCAGAGCCTCGAGTCCGTATCGTCGCTTTACCCGAGCTCGCAAACCCTCCACCGATGGAGTTCTTCGTAAGAGCTCCCGAAGCTTACCTTCTTGAATTCGTCAAGAGAATGGTTCCTTTGGTGAGAGACGCTGTCTCGACTCTCTTGTCTTCTTCCCGTGATGGATCAGACTCGGTTCGCGTCGTGGGAATTGTCCTCGACATGTTCTGTGTCCCTTTGATGGATGTCGGAAACGAGTTGTGCCTCCCTTCGTACATTTTCCTCACTTGTAGCGCCGGTTTTTTGAGTTTGGCGAAACACATCCCGGAGAGGCACCTTCGTGTGAAGTCCGGATTCGATCGGAGCTCCGGCGAGGAGGAGAATACTGTTCCTGGATACGTCGCCTCCGTTCCGACCAAGGTTTTGCCACTTGGTCTGCTCACGAGCGAGTCCTACGACGCATGGGTCGATATGACCGGAAGGTTTCATGAAGctaagggtattttggtaaatTCGTCTATTGCTATCGAGCCTAACGCCTTTGGTTATTTCGATCGTATACCAGTAAATGAATACCCACCCGTTTACCCAGTGGGTCCGATTCTCTGCTTCAACGACCGTCCAATTTTGGACCCGTTGGAGCGAGATCGGGTCATGACGTGGCTCGACGAGCAACCAGAGTCATCCGTAGTGTTCCTCTGTTTTGGGAGCTTGAAGAATCTCGCTGCGACTCAGGTTAAGGAGATAGCTCAAGCTCTAGAGATCGTCGGCTGCAGGTTCCTCTGGTCGATTCGAACAGACCCGAAGGAGTACCCAAACCCGTTTGAAATTTTACCAGACGGGTTTATGAACCGGGTCTCGGGTCTGGGCTTTGTGTGCGGTTGGGCTCCACAAGTTGAGATTCTGGCCCATAAAGCAATCGGAGGATTTGTGTCTCACTGCGGTTGGAACTCAATACTTGAGAGTTTGCGTTTCGGTGTTCCAATCGCCACGTGGCCGATGTACGCGGAACAGCAGTTAAACGCGTTCACGATGGTGAAGGAGCTTGGTTTGGCCTTGGAGATGCGTTTGGATTACGTGCTGGCAGATGGAGAAATAGTGAAAGCTGATGAAATCGCTAGAGCCGTCCGATCTTTAATGGAGGGTGAAGATGTGCCGAGGGGGAAACTGAAGGAGATAGCTGAAGCAGCAAAAGAGGCTATGATGGACGGTGGATCTTCGTTTGTTGCGATTGAAAGATTCATCGACAAGGTGGTGGTATCTGCTATGGATTGTTCCAAGTCTAGAGAATACTAA
- the LOC125594734 gene encoding F-box/kelch-repeat protein At5g48980-like, with protein sequence MSLTAIGSGEEPPSKKLAIEPTTNLPLPDELVLGCFARASRLHYPILSLVSKTFRSLTSSPELYQTRSLLNCTENCLYVCLQFPNDPRLRWFTLCRKPDKALKIKKKKKKKKKESSTSGNVLGQVRILGSPPPVEWSNLVAVGHKLYAVRDGPCSSDVFFLDCRTHTWVETPSLRLAHTFSECDGMMYLPGGSESPDSLNFVQVFDVKTQTWNPVPPEKKIFRLRDLQGRAYENNDVAAASSRRWLVVARLKDCTTSVEGSGTLCLIEKAFYRYASSSGELLWSNRSTESDVWRKVQGLEGLPKFTRYCNVYLVESGGKLVVFWDKYVPARGGYKEKMIWCAEISLDTRSSEEVWGKVEWFDAVLTVPKSYKFVYSIAATL encoded by the coding sequence ATGTCGTTGACAGCCATCGGTTCCGGTGAAGAGCCACCGTCAAAGAAGCTAGCAATAGAACCTACGACCAATCTGCCACTCCCAGATGAGCTAGTATTGGGTTGCTTCGCTCGCGCCTCGAGATTGCACTACCCGATTCTCTCACTCGTCTCCAAGACCTTTCGTTCGCTCACTTCTTCACCGGAGCTTTACCAGACCCGATCTCTACTAAACTGCACCGAGAACTGTCTCTACGTGTGCCTGCAGTTCCCTAATGACCCTCGCCTCCGCTGGTTCACTCTCTGTCGGAAACCCGACAAAGCCCTtaagataaagaagaagaagaagaagaagaagaaggagagttCAACAAGTGGCAATGTCTTGGGTCAGGTTCGGATTCTCGGTTCTCCTCCTCCCGTGGAATGGTCAAATCTCGTAGCTGTTGGTCATAAGCTCTACGCAGTCAGAGATGGCCCCTGCTCTTCAGACGTCTTCTTTCTCGACTGTCGAACGCACACGTGGGTTGAAACTCCGAGCTTGAGGCTTGCTCACACCTTTTCAGAGTGTGATGGGATGATGTATTTACCAGGAGGCTCCGAGAGCCCAGATTCTCTCAACTTTGTGCAAGTGTTTGACGTAAAGACACAAACTTGGAACCCCGTGCCTCCCGAGAAGAAGATATTCAGACTCAGAGATTTACAAGGAAGGGCTTACGAGAACAATGATGTAGCGGCGGCGTCGTCTCGTAGGTGGCTTGTGGTTGCAAGGCTAAAGGATTGTACAACGTCCGTGGAAGGGTCTGGTACTCTCTGTTTGATAGAGAAAGCATTCTATCGATATGCATCATCCAGTGGGGAGCTACTTTGGTCTAACCGTAGCACCGAATCAGATGTTTGGAGGAAAGTTCAAGGCTTGGAAGGACTGCCTAAGTTTACCCGCTATTGCAATGTTTATTTAGTTGAAAGTGGTGGTAAGTTGGTGGTGTTTTGGGATAAGTATGTGCCTGCACGTGGTGGGTATAAGGAGAAGATGATTTGGTGTGCAGAGATTTCGCTGGATACGCGCAGCAGTGAAGAGGTTTGGGGAAAGGTAGAGTGGTTCGATGCTGTGCTTACAGTACCAAAGTCTTACAAGTTCGTGTATTCTATTGCCGCTACCCTTTGA